AGGAAGGTGTTTGAGTTTCAGTTGACTCTTGGATAGACCCTGAGGCAAGGTTTGCATGGATGTACTTTTGGAGGAAGGTATAAGGAGCATGGGAAAAGGGAAatgagacagggaagggaaggcagccaATAAAGGGAGTCTTACTAGCCAACTGTCACTATGGGCCACTAGAAAGTAATCCTGTGAGGCAACACCAGTAAATAGTATAGAGCACACATCTCAGAGTTATATCCTACCCAAGGGGTGGGAGAGCTAAGGTAGTTATATTCCAACTCTTATCAGGGCTAAAATTGGGGTATTGGGGGCTCCCCTGGGGGCATTAGCTCCCTAGCACTTCAGCCTGCCCAGCACCTGGGCCAAATAGCCTTCTGCAGCCCCAGAAAAAGCCCTCAGGTATAGTGAGCAGGTACTGACAGCTTGAAGTCATTCTGTGCACATAAAACAGAAGGGTCCAAAGAATATGGGTAAAGGGACTGCCACAGGAGGATTCTTCATGGAAGTGGGACTCGACAgtgctctttctcttctctccccagGTCTCTTCATGATCCTATCCCTGTTGTCCATTGTGTACGGAGCCTTGCGCTGCAACATCCTAGCCATCAAGATTAAGTATGATGAATATGAGGTCAAAGTGAAGCCTCTGGCCTATGTCTGTATCTTCCTCTGGAGGAGCTTTGAGATTGCCACTCGTGTCATTGTCCTGGTTCTCTTTACCTCCGTCCTGAAGGCCTGGGTGGTGATGGTCATACTCATCAACTTCTTCAGCTTCTTCTTCTATCCCTGGATCCTCTTCTGGTGCAGTGGCTCCCCATTCCCTGAGAACTTTGAGAAGGCCTTCAGTCGGGTGGGCACCACCATCGTGCTGTGCTTCCTCACCTTTCTCTATGCTGGTATCAACATGTTCTGCTGGTCAGCTGTGCAGCTGAAAATCAACAGCCCTGACCTCATCAGCAAGTCCCAGAACTGGTACCGGCTACTGGTGTATTACATGTTGAGATTCATTGAGAACGCCTTCCTCCTCCTCGTGTGGTATTTTTACAAGACCGAcatctatatgtatgtgtgtgcacctCTGTTGATTCTGCAGTTGCTCATTGGGTACTGCACAGCCATTCTATTCATGCTTGTATTCTATCAGTTCTTCCATCCTTGCAAAAAGCTCTTTTCATCCAGTGTTTCTGATGGCTTTCAGAGGTGGCTAAAGTATGTTTGCTGCAACTGTAGGCAGCAGAAACCCTGTGAGTCTGTAGCAAAGACAGATATAAGGTTACCCGGAGGTAGAGATGAGACACCTTCTAGCAGTAAAGTAAGTTCTGTGCCCAGCCAGATCTTCACTACTGATGAGCTCTGCCCTGCTTAATAGGACCTGAGCCTCTTGGGGTACAGACATACTGTTTTCTTCGTTGATCCCTGTTCTTCACAAGTGATGAGCCCTGCACAGTTAACAAAGCAGGAAATTAGCTCTCAACTCCTTGTGAGTTGCTCCCCTTTAGAGAGCTCTTGGGTGTGTGGAAACTATGAAGAGAAGCCAGGAAAACCCCTGAGTGTTGGAGGGGCAGCCTAAGGCACCACCATTCCAGTTGACCATACtgtcctgggtgtcactggcctTTTCACTGATGAAGTACACATGATATCTGAGTTGGGCTGGTTAGATCCATCAGGTTAGTTTGAGGACAGGGGATTTCTTGTTTTCTAGTTTTCTGGACTGCTGGTCTAGATAGCCTAATGTTTTATTACCCCCAAATGTAGTTTTCGCCCAAGAGCTGTTCTGATGAGCAGAGGTAACTGGGGTTTTGTTATCAGCAGCATCATTCCTGTCAGAGTTTCCAGAGAGGGCTGTTCAAGTTTGGCTTTTGAATAGATAGATCTTCCATTTTCATCTCATTAGGGCTCTTGGTACATAACCAACTGTAGTCATCTTGGCCTGCTATCTCTAATTGATTTAAAAGTCTAGATTTGGAGATTTAATTCCCCAGAATCCATGGATGTAGTATTCTGGAAGCCCTAGGACTTTAGGAAAGTTGTATTCCTTCAATATGTTAAAGAAGTTCTGAATCAAAAGGTTGTTAAAACATCAAAATGAGGTAGGGTTTTATAAGCTCAACTCTTACTTTCTCAGGATGGATCTGCTGGAAGGTAGGCTTAAACCTTTCAAGGTTCAGTCCTGTGCTGCAAGTCTGAGAAATTTCCAGTAGAATTGCTAGAATTTGCCTtgttaagaaggaagaaaataaaactcataatcTTCACTTCTTTCTTCCTTGACTGTCAGGAAAATTTTAAACAAGAGTTACCTTGGTTAACTTAAATTTTCTTGAAAACTCCACAAAACTCTCTCACCTAGTACAGGTATATAGGGCATTtgaattttcattatttgaaGGAAAAGCGTTTCCCTGTCCATTAGATATTGACttcagaaaaatttaaaatatagaaagagatgAAATGGCCAAAAGATTTTTGTCTTTAACTATATGCACTTTCATTTGGCATGAGTTAATTTGAACAAGAGCTCCAATTTTATCCTAGTATATTCTCTTATCTTCAGTTAATTTCTCCTGTAATCTAGAGCCCTCTTTGTTTCCTAAAAGGATTGTGTAGCATATCCTCAATTGTCTTAGGAAAATGCCTGGATCTAGTGCCATGACTTCTACCATAAAAACCTTAATAGTGAAATACCTGGAAACTGGTGACCTGTCATTGACTAAGCTGGACATTGCAGACCAGTCAGGGTTGACAGCCTAAGGACTCCTAACAGCAAAACTTTCTGAACCATCTGGTTTCTAACAGCCAGTCTGTCAGGGGAcaagttaaaaattttaagtttgaaCAGGAGTTTATAGTCAGAAGTAGACAGAGATGGAGAGCCTGGTACTTCCTATCCTTGGTTTAGAAGCCTCTCTCAAGAACCATTATAAAATCTGAGCCTTCAAATACATTCTAAATCATTTTAGTACCAAAGATAGGTCAGCATCTTGAGTAATCCCAAACCAAACTCACAGTGATGGTTTATCAGAATGCCAAAGCCCATTTATAGGCCACATTTCTAAGGATAAGAGGTTTGGTAATTAAATTGGATATTTTGTCATCTTTTAACCCTTGATATATAGATATTCCTGGTTTGAGGCCATGTATAgccattcattttgggagagaGAAACCACTGCTTGTTTTCTGCATGTTGAATACTTAAGACATGGTGAACTGagaatttttattctaaaatgatttttattttacctcTGCAGTGGCAAAGTTACAGTTCAGACTACAGAGCTAGGTTGCCCTAAAGACAAATTAGCAAATTTCCTCTGCAATGAGagttaaaatgtgtttttcaattataattccaatttttaaaactctcagtGCTTTGTCTAATTAATTACATGCCATAACTTGTCATGACAGCTGCTCCAACTGAGTCATTATTTGGCTATATGGAGGTGAAGTATTCCCTCAAAACATGTCAAGATAAGATCATTAAACATGTTTGGACTCATAACTGGAGACAGTGCAGTATAGAGATTGGCATCTCCCTGTCCAGCCCTACGAATTACTTAATTGTTCTATACCTCAGTTTCTTCGCCCACCAAATTTGAATGATATATTTGCCCAGCCTACCTCACAAGGTTGTTGGAAAGATCAGTTAAATAATAGTTGTGGAAAtgctttgaaaaaatttttaaaatgtcatgcaTATTTAAGTAGTTGTTAATATAGTCATTCAAGTCCATAAAcagattattattgtttttttactGTTAGAAAAGAAACATGTAGTGTCATCCACAAGAGTGTTTTGAGTGAATATGTTGGCCTTTGGCCTTACAGAAGGGCAAGTGTAAATGGTCTTTACTCTTAGAGAGAACTCTTCAGTGCCCTTCTCTTACCATCAGTTTCTTTCAAAAATTAGTGCccaaatattatgctcagtgaaataagccaggtggagagagacaagtaccaaatgatttcactcatatgtggagtataggaacaaagaaaaactgaaggaacaaaacagcagcagaatcacagaacccaagaatggactaacagttaccaaagggaaagggactggggaggatgggtggcaagggagggataagggcgg
This DNA window, taken from Manis pentadactyla isolate mManPen7 chromosome X, mManPen7.hap1, whole genome shotgun sequence, encodes the following:
- the XK gene encoding endoplasmic reticulum membrane adapter protein XK: MKFPGSVLASVFLFVAETAAALYLSSTYRSGGDGMWQALTLLFSLLPCALVQLTLLFVHRDFSRDRPLVLLLHLLQLGPLFRCFEVFCIYCQSGHIEEPYVSITKKRQIPKDGLSEEIEKEVGQAEGKLFTHRSAFSRASVIQAFLGSAPQLTLQLYISTLQQNITIGRCLFMILSLLSIVYGALRCNILAIKIKYDEYEVKVKPLAYVCIFLWRSFEIATRVIVLVLFTSVLKAWVVMVILINFFSFFFYPWILFWCSGSPFPENFEKAFSRVGTTIVLCFLTFLYAGINMFCWSAVQLKINSPDLISKSQNWYRLLVYYMLRFIENAFLLLVWYFYKTDIYMYVCAPLLILQLLIGYCTAILFMLVFYQFFHPCKKLFSSSVSDGFQRWLKYVCCNCRQQKPCESVAKTDIRLPGGRDETPSSSKVSSVPSQIFTTDELCPA